Genomic DNA from Salvia miltiorrhiza cultivar Shanhuang (shh) chromosome 1, IMPLAD_Smil_shh, whole genome shotgun sequence:
TGTTGCTTCGACAGGCTTAACGCATCGACACGATGGACGTCAAAGTTCGAAGAGATTTTGGGAAAATTGTTGTTTGGAGAAGAGCCATGAACCGGAGTGTCGTCCTTGCAGACGTTAGAATGGAGAAAGAGACCATTGGACAGAGAAGAAATTCCAGGAGGAGCAAACGACATATCGTCGGGAAGACGAAAACTGGCGATATGCAACGGCAGTGGAAGAGAAATCACGTTGAAGGCGAAAACCCTAGGAGCGCCGCCGCCATAAAAAATCCCAGCAGGCACATACAACTGAGTGGAGTGATCTCGTTGAGCTTGAAGTTGGATTTGGTGTGGTCCTtcactaataattaaaatagaccCAACGGGCAATTTTGTAAtcttaaataaaaattgattatttttatgtttttttatctttacGAATATGTTTGTTATATAAGAATGATAAATGGATAAAATAAGATAGTATGCTTAATTTGACTTCTAAATTGAAAAGAATAAGAAATTAAGAACTCTATTCTCAAActctatataattaattaaattatcaaaAACTTAATTAAGTCTGCATTTCTCTCCATAAGTTAGGATATTTATAGGCTCTCATGCAAAGAAACTAAatgcaagaaataaataaaaatactttaGAAATCaccaacattaaaaaaaaagaccCTTCAATTTTTGTGTTGATTGGAACGTCCATAATTTTTCGGCTATTTAGAATCTGAAGCTCCACAATATCTAGATGGAAAGATATCTGAATTGGCTTTTCAATGCAACCGGCGGTTCATTAGTCGAAATTAAACTAAAGAAGTTATTATTGAAATATTGAAGGGTGGTCAACCTGACAGATTCTACGAATTTGAACCACATCAAAGAACGGATAGTTTAATGTATTTAATCTGTGGTGAAAAGTACTATAATGTTGAGATTAGATACATATTACAATAATTTCGAGCTTAGTGTCTCCAAGGACAACTTTTGTTGTAGTCATGAAAACCTTAGAACAATTTATCACGAGAAAAAATCATGTGCATATTTCCTCACGATACACTAGTAAAATTTTATTTGCGGTTGATCAATTTACACTTTAGAATTTATTTGTGGGTTGTCAAATTTTCCTGACGATAGTTAATTTTAGTTAGGATGAGTACAAAGCCCTAATTCCATCAATATCATCCTTGTTCAAACCCTTTCTGATCCCACTCCCAACTTGAGGAAACATGGATGCACCACCATCCTGGCTATGAAGGAGGCCAAGCACATGCCCCAGCTCATGCAGTCCCACCGTCTGCAAATCAAACTCCCCTCCCACCACCCCATCCACCCACCTCTCGTCCCCATCGAAGTGCATCTTCCCGTCGGTGGGGGCGGAGGCGTGGGCCAGTATCCCTGTTGGAAAAGAGAATATCGCAGAGAAAGAAAAATTTCATTGAATGGAAAAGTTAATAGCAACAAGATACAAACTCCTATTTATACTAGGAGAAGCACACAAAAGACGTGAGGACGTCTAAGCCAGCTCAGCAACAATCTATCTTATTTAGCTATTCTAATACCCCCCTTCAAGATGGAAGATATATGCTGATAAGTCCCATCTTGAGCATAATATCACGTAGCGCAGGTGCCGTCAAGGCCTTGGTAAGAACGTCTGCAAGTTGAAGATGGTTCTTGGTGTGTAATGGCTTGATCACGccattcaaatatttttctctCACAGTATGACAGTCAATCTCTATGTGCTTAGTCCTTTCATGAAAAACGGGATTATTGCATATGTAAACAGCAGCTTGATTATCACAATATAGAGGGGTTGCCCGCTGTTGTTGAATCCCAAACTCCAGTAACAGATTCCGCACCCACGTCACTTCACAGCAAGCTTGAGCCATAGCCCGATACTCGGCCTCAGCCGAAGACCGTGATATAGtagtttgcttcttggatttccaggAGATTAAAGATGAACCTAGGAAGACCGCAAAACCAGTAACCGAGCGTCTGGTGGTGGGACACGAACCCCAATCTGCATCTGAAAAAGAAGATAATTCCAAACTTGAATTCTTGTCAAAAAATAATCCATGTCCCATAGTCCCTTTCAAGTACTTCAAAACCCGTTCTGCTGCAGCCATATGCCCTTCACAAGGTTTGGAAACAAACTGACTGAGATTATGAACGGCAAAGGTAATATCTGGTCTTGTCAAGCACAAATAAAGAAGCCTTCCTACGAGCCTACGATACTTAGTTGAATCACTCAGAGGTGATCCTTCCTCCAAATCTAGATGTTTTCCTGACTCCATAGGTGAAGAAGTTGGTTTACAGTTTAAAAGGCATGCATCTTTAAGCAAATCTAAGACATATTTGCGCTGACACAGATAAATGCCCTTTTTGCTTCGAGCTATTTCCAATCCCAGAAAATAGGATGGCTTTCCCAAGTCCTTGAACTTGAAATTCTGCCCCAAGAATACTTTGAAGTTACTTACCAGTTCATCATCATTGCTGGCTAGtaatatatcatcaacatacaCAACTAAGCACAGAAATTTTCCACCATCTTACTTGAAAAAGAAAGAATGATCAGAAGTGGATTGAGTCAAGCCAAACTTACCCAAAACCTCAGAAAACTTCAAGTACCACTGCCGAGATGCTTGCTTGAGACCATAGAGTGACCGTTTAAGTTTACAAACAGACCCAGCAGGATATGGATGCCCCCTTTCATCAAGCAAGCCGGGAGGCAATTCCATATAGATATCCTCATCAAGGTCACCATAGAGGAAAGCATTATTTATGTCCAAATGAGTAAGAGACCAACCATAGACAGCAGCAAGAGATAACATGATCTTCACAGTAACAAATTTGGCTACAGGAGAGAAGGTATCTAAGAAATCGACACCGGCCTGCTGTGTATAGCCTTTAGCAACGAGACGAGCTTTATAACGGTCCAACGTACCATCAGCAAAGAATTTAGTCCGGAAAACCCACTTACAACCAATAGCAATCTTATCCGGAGGGAGTAAGGTAATAAACCAGGTGTTGTTCTTGATTAAAGCTTCTAATTCTGCTTGCATAGCCTTCCTCCACTCAGCATATAGAGAGGCTTGATGATATGAAGATGGTTCAGGAATAGAAGAGATGGAGCAGATAAGTCTATAATAGGCTGAAGATAAGCGGGAGTAGGAAATGTATTGGTGAACTGGGTAAGGAGAACAGGTGAGTGAGTTACAAATATAATCAGAGAGGTGAGAAGGAGGTTTAATGACCCTGCCTGATTTAGTGGTAGCTACTGGTACATTTGGAACATCAGCAGCAGTGGTATCCACAGAATCAGGAATAgcaggagaaggagaaggagtaGGAGAAGTGATAGGAGACGAGGCAGGACATGTATCAGTAGCAACATGAGGAACAGATGGAGGAGTAGTTGGAGTAGGAGTTGTGATGGGAAAAGTAAATTGGGGCTCAGGAAAATGAGAACTAGGCAGATGAGAGAAAGGGAAAACATTCTCATGAAAAACGACATCTCTACTAATGCTAATGGTTTGAGTGGCAATATTGAGAACTTTATACCCTTTATAACCGGAAGGATAACCAAGAAAGACACATCTAGCAGCCCTAGGGTCAAACTTAGACCTATGACGATCTAGAGTGGATGCAAAACATAAGCAACCAAACACCTTTAGGTGAGTATAACTTGGAGGTTTTTGGAAGAGTATCTCAAAAGGAGAGCACTGACTAGGCAGAACAGATGAAGGTATGCGATTAATAAGGTATGATGCAGTGTGTAGACAGTCCCCCCAATATGGTATAGGTAAGTGAGACTGGAAAAGAAGACTTCTAGCCACATTTAAAAGGTGTTGATGTTTTCTTTCAACTCGAGCATTTTGCTGAGGAGTAGAAACACAAGAATGTTGAACAATTGTCCCATACTTAGTATAAAATTCTCCCAAACTGAACTCGGGTCCATTATCACTCCTAATGACTTTGATTTTCTTGTCAAATTGAGTGTGAATGGTACGGAAAAATTGTGTGAGAATGTCCCTAACATCTGATTTGTGTTTCATGAGAAATGTCCACACAAACCTAGAGTAATCATCGACAATGGTGAGAAAGTATGTGTACCCCTGAATAGTGGGTTGTGAATAAGGCCCCCAGACATCATAGTGTATAAGATCAAATATGGCATTGGAAATATGTTGAGAAACAGGAAAAGATAATCTCTTTTGTTTAGCCAAAGGGCAGACTTCACAAAGTGTGTGTTTACAATTGGTAAGAGGCAAAACTCTAGACAACAATTGTAATTTATTGGTTGACAAATGACCTAATCTAAAATGCCACAAATCGGCAGAAACAGTAGCTCACATAGCTGGTAAAGGTCCAGTGAAGGCGGCTTGAGAAGCTTCTAAAACATAGAGGTTTCCAATCCTGCTACCCTTCCCAATCACAGTCCCCGGAGAAGCTCCCTGAATGACAAAAGAGTTATGAGTAAAGGTCACCGAACATTGGGAAGTACTAGCTAAGGAACTTACAGAGATGAGGTTATATGAGAATGTAGGCACACATAGAACAGATGTCAAAATGAGTGAAGGAGAGAGTTGAATAGTACCAATGCACGTAACTTTAGCACTACTACCATTTGGAAGATTAACATGAGTGTTTTGTGCTATAGCAGAAGAGGAAAAGAGGGAAGCATCATTACATACATGATGTGTAGCTCCTGTGTCTAATagcaaaaatgaagaagaaaatgaagaacaTATGAGAGGAGTTATAGTGACTGTACCACTGAAAGGAGGAGAGGCTTGTGCAGGAACATAATTATTAGCTTGTGTAGAAGCAACAACATCTCCTGAACTATATCCATATGCTCCAGTTGGTGAACTCGCAGAGGAGATTTGCATCTGACTCTGCAAGTAATAGATCATTTGAATCATATCTGTATGAGATAAACCAGCAGTTCCTTTGGTATCACCTATACCATCACCTGCACTAGTTTGATGCACAGCTTTTGAGTTAATATCATCAGTATAACCAGAAGGTTTTCCTCTGCCTCTACCGTATCCCGGTGGATAACCAACAAGGGCAAAACATTTATCCACAGTATGATTGGTTCTTCCACAATGAGTACATAGGAATTTGCCTTTAGCACCTCTGCCTTTAGCATAACCTGTAGAATTAATTATAGATCCAGTAGTATCACCAGCCATTTGAGACATCTGAGGCACAAAATCAATAGATCGTTGGCGCTCTTCTTGCAAAACAAGAGCAAATATCTTGGACAAAGGTGGAAGAGGAGTTGTAGAGATAATTTGCGATCTAATCTGAGAAAAAGAAGGATTCAAACCGATGAGAAACTGCATGGAGCAATCCTGCATCTGATACTCCATCCATTTCTTTGAGCTGTGACATCGACAATTATCGCAAACACACCAACGCGCAGGCTGATAATCTCTGTATTCATCCCACAACACTCGAAGTTTAGTGAAATACACCCCAACATCATCAGATCCTTGTTGTAAGGTGAATAACTGCTGCTTAAGTTGACAAATTCTGGCTAAATTGCCTTGTGAGAACCTATCCTTCAAATCATTCCAAATGTGAGCTGCATCATCTATGTACATGATGCTAGAGCTAATATCTGGTATAACGGAATTACGAATCCACGATACAACCATACTATTGCAGCGCATCCATTGAGTGAAGAGCAGATCGGTGTGGTGAGGACGAGGAATAGATCCATCGATGAAGGCGAGCTTGTTCTTCGCGATAAGAGCAGTAATCATGGAGCGATTCCAGTTGGTGTAGTTTGATCCGTTTAATTGTTGCGTGACAAGTTGAACACCTGGATTATGACTCATCGGAAGAAAATAAGGACTGGATGGATCCTCGTAAGGAGGTAATTGGTTAGGGTTTTTGGTGTTTGAAGGTGTGGCGGGAGCCATTGGAGAAGAACAGCGGAAGACTTAATTTGCTCTGGATACCATGTTGGAAAAGAGAATATCGCAGAGAAAGAAAAATTTCATTGAATGGAAAAGTTAATAGCAACAAGATACAAACTCCTATTTATACTAGGAGAAGCACACAAAAGACGTGAGGACGTCTAAGCCAGCTCAGCAACAATCTATCTTATTTAGCTATTCTAATAATCCCACCGCTGCCGTCGAAGGGCGAGCCGTCGCCGTGGTCCCTGTACTGGAAGCTGATCTTGATATCGGCGGCGTTGTAGTTGTTGGTGGAGCTAAATGTGAAGGGCGACACGCTGGCCCACATATTGGTGGCGTCGAGGATGGCCTTGTGGGCGTCGGCTCGGGTCCCCGGCGGGACGGAGTAGGTGAGGTGCCTCCGCCCGGCCGGCCACTTGGGCTGCCCGGGGAAGAAGGAGTAGTGGGCGCTGCTGTTGGGGCGGAAGACGTCCGGGACGCCGCAGCGCGGCTTCCCCATGTGAGCGAGGGTGACAGCGTCGAGGGCGCCGGTGGGTGGGAGGCTGAAGAAGGATTGGTAGTCTGTTACAGCTTGTTGGAGAGCGTCGTCGAAGAGATCGTCGTGTGGTTTGTGAATGGTGTTGGTGTTGAGGTATCCGAGGCGGGAGAGGTGGCTCTTGAGTTTGGAGAGGCCTTGGGTTAGGTTTCCCTTTTGGGTTCGGAGCAAGGGTTGGAGGAGATCCATGGCGTGTGGAGATGCAAGAGATGAGCTGCAGCAGAGAAGGAGGAATAGAAGAGTGCAAGAGAGCAAGTGCGGAAACTTGGTTTGCCTTGCCATCATCATCATGTTTTGTTGTGAATGTGAGTTTTACAAATCTAAATATGCTATTTATAGAGCTATATGTCGATACATGTAATTATGGAAACTAGCCATTTTTATAAAGATAGACTAACGTTTAGTCTTCATGATTATAAAAATGTATTTAGTCACTTTTTAATCTATATCAGAAGTTATCCTTAAAATACTTTTCAGACAGGatataaaggaaaaataaataacaccTATATATGGAGCTGTTACTCCACGCCGGTTATATGAACAAGATTTGTTCATGAATTTGTATATAAGTTCATTTTATTATTAGAGGAATTCACCAACTTGTTCGTTTCATATTTTCATgtaccatttttttttcctttttgaccTTTTACACAAATACACAAACACGCATTTTCTTAACAATCAATAGTTTTTATAAAGacactatttttttattctaataatCTTTGGTTGATAATTTTATCTTGGAATGaggaataattaataaaaaaaaaatctctttagAGATGTATTATTTGACACGTCATAGTTTTCAGTTTAGATCGTTTCATTGAAATGTTTCATTCTAGCTATTTTAAGACACTCAATACGAACATCTTCAACATAATTCATAaatgacataaaataaaaatactttccATATTTTCTCTCTTACTTGATTTGACATAAATACTCCCAAAACTATTTTCTCTATTTACTCTTATTATAAATAACTCACTTTATACCTAAATcatagagttaatatatagaagtgtccactttcatattgtaaaattaaaatctagcctatcaaataaaaatattaaaagtggCCAAGTTTTTAGCAAAAAGTCAGAAATACCCTccatcaaaaattaaaaattttcgttctctctttctctcgctgctctctctctctctctcgtctgcCTTCCCTGCGCGCCGCTCGTCCGCTGCGCCGTCGCCACTCAATCTCCGGCAACCGCAGTGGCAGCGCTGcacagccaccaccaccgcgacacctctttctatctctctctctcgattctgACTTGGAGTTGTCGGATTCAACTTGTGGAGAGCGCAGCCGCAGTTGCAGTGGTAGATCTCCGGCAATCGCAACGGCAGCGCCGCACAGCCACCATCGATCATCGTCGGTCGCCGGAGATATGGAGTGGTATTACCGTCGATCGCCGTCTCCGTTGGGGCTGAGCAAGTTCCGGCTGAGGCGAATGGATGAGGTGCATGATGTGCTGTCGCCGGTGGTGTTCGCGGCGGTGCCGTGGAGGGATAAGAATGTGGTGGGCTGCTTCTATCCGAAGCCGCAGAATAAGGAGCATAAGGTTCTAGATGTTGCTCCGGTGACGGTTGGGTTCATTGTAGTTTGTTGTTTGTGGTTTTTCCAAGGATTCGTGAT
This window encodes:
- the LOC131007133 gene encoding metalloendoproteinase 1-like, translated to MDLLQPLLRTQKGNLTQGLSKLKSHLSRLGYLNTNTIHKPHDDLFDDALQQAVTDYQSFFSLPPTGALDAVTLAHMGKPRCGVPDVFRPNSSAHYSFFPGQPKWPAGRRHLTYSVPPGTRADAHKAILDATNMWASVSPFTFSSTNNYNAADIKISFQYRDHGDGSPFDGSGILAHASAPTDGKMHFDGDERWVDGVVGGEFDLQTVGLHELGHVLGLLHSQDGGASMFPQVGSGIRKGLNKDDIDGIRALYSS
- the LOC131007132 gene encoding uncharacterized protein LOC131007132; translated protein: MAPATPSNTKNPNQLPPYEDPSSPYFLPMSHNPGVQLVTQQLNGSNYTNWNRSMITALIAKNKLAFIDGSIPRPHHTDLLFTQWMRCNSMVVSWIRNSVIPDISSSIMYIDDAAHIWNDLKDRFSQGNLARICQLKQQLFTLQQGSDDVGVYFTKLRVLWDEYRDYQPARWCVCDNCRCHSSKKWMEYQMQDCSMQFLIGLNPSFSQIRSQIISTTPLPPLSKIFALVLQEERQRSIDFVPQMSQMAGDTTGSIINSTGYAKGRGAKGKFLCTHCGRTNHTVDKCFALVGYPPGYGRGRGKPSGYTDDINSKAVHQTSAGDGIGDTKGTAGLSHTDMIQMIYYLQSQMQISSASSPTGAYGYSSGDVVASTQANNYVPAQASPPFSGSFSGDCDWEG